A window of Lytechinus pictus isolate F3 Inbred chromosome 7, Lp3.0, whole genome shotgun sequence contains these coding sequences:
- the LOC129265221 gene encoding Na(+)/citrate cotransporter-like yields the protein MAQSGLSRKEKIQLWWGLTRKYVFIALVLITLCPIPIVINTQMGYVAFTIFLMGTFWVTEVIPLPVTALIPIVLFPLFGIRDSPTVVEQYFKDVTYMVFGGLILAAAIEHQNLHRRFALRVLLLFGTDSKRLLLGFMSGTAFLSSWMSNTAVTAMMLPIARAVLDEIRKQDNDGEHEMDCDLGENREYKPNNQTVLPPEKQIKGNRNGHELEREEMDSVLDLPPSPSSVDQDRRHLSLCKAIFLCIPYAANVGGTGSLVGTPANVVCVAVVESLFGKETGLNFGTWTLYCYPQMIVCVLLIWVWLQFVYLPRNSFRCKSNRESTSKAKKIRKVIQRAYDDLGPVRFAEWAILAHFVIIVALWITQDPKVFPGWASLFPPGVKSSAPTILIAISLFCFPSERPLRLIRIRDQQMRDSAHSHLESIVSNGASVAGVDSDNDDGDDGLESRPKIAKVKCIPALINWEIVHEKIPWGVLIVVGGGFALADGCVESGLSLWLAEQFEIFYGIPPLAVAFITAIIISVLTELTANVVTTTIFLPIVAEMAVAMRINPLYLMLTTTICASFAFMLPVATPPNAIAFANKEIKVIDMVKTGCLLNFTCICILLLFMNTLGLLIFDIAHFPDWANNTMNTMATDNIFHNSTSVPF from the exons ATGGCACAATCAGGCTTGTCTCGGAAGGAAAAGATCCAATTGTGGTGGGGACTTACGAGGAAATATGTCTTCATTGCTTTAGTTCTCATAACATTATGCCCGATACCAATAGTTATAAACACCCAG ATGGGATATGTGGCCTTCACCATCTTCTTGATGGGGACCTTCTGGGTGACGGAGGTGATACCCTTACCAGTCACAGCACTCATCCCGATAGTTCTCTTCCCTCTCTTTGGTATACGTGACTCGCCTACCGTCGTAGAGCAGTATTTTAAGGATGTCACCTACATGGTCTTTGGGGGTCTGATCCTCGCCGCCGCCATCGAGCACCAGAACCTTCATCGTCGCTTCGCTCTTCGGGTATTGCTCCTGTTTGGAACGGATTCTAAGAG GTTGTTGCTGGGTTTCATGAGCGGTACAGCCTTTCTGTCTTCGTGGATGAGTAATACAGCCGTGACAGCCATGATGCTTCCCATTGCTCGAGCCGTCCTCGATGAGATCAGAAAACAGGACAACGACGGCGAGCATGAGATGGACTGCGACCTCGGAGAAAACAGAGAATACAAG CCCAACAACCAAACTGTTTTGCCTCCTGAAAAGCAAATAAAAGGAAACAGAAACGGCCATGAATTAGAAAG GGAAGAGATGGATTCGGTGCTCGATCTTCCACCAAGCCCGTCCTCGGTTGATCAAGACAGGCGCCATCTAAGTCTATGCAAAGCTATTTTCCTTTGCATTCCCTATGCTGCCAATGTAGGTGGGACGGGATCTTTAGTTGGTACCCCAGCGAATGTGGTCTGCGTTGCTGTTGTTGAAAG TCTATTCGGTAAGGAGACGGGTCTCAACTTTGGCACTTGGACTCTCTACTGTTATCCACAGATGATTGTATGTGTTTTACTCATATGGGTTTGGCTCCAGTTCGTGTATCTACCAAGGAACAG tTTCAGATGTAAGAGTAACAGAGAGAGCACCTCCAAAGCCAAAAAGATTAGAAAAGTAATACAGCGAGCATATGACGACCTTGGTCCTGTAAG ATTTGCAGAATGGGCTATCTTAGCACACTTCGTGATCATTGTAGCACTCTGGATTACCCAAGATCCCAAGGTATTTCCTGGCTGGGCGTCTCTCTTTCCTCCTGG CGTCAAAAGTTCAGCGCCGACCATATTGATCgccatttctcttttttgtttccCATCCGAGCGACCTCTACGTCTGATAAGAATCAGAGATCAGCAAATGCGTG ATTCAGCCCATAGTCATCTAGAAAGTATCGTTTCAAACGGTGCAAGTGTGGCTGGAGTTGATAGTGACAATGACGATGGTGACGATGGGCTTGAAAGTCGCCCCAAAATAGCCAAAGTGAAGTGCATCCCCGCCCTCATCAACTGGGAAATCGTACACGAGAAGATACCATGGGGTGTGCTCATTGTTGTAGGCGGAGGATTCGCCCTAGCAGATGGATGTGTA GAATCTGGTCTATCATTATGGTTAGCCGAACAGTTTGAGATCTTTTACGGGATACCTCCACTTGCAGTGGCTTTCATCACAGCCATTATAATCTCAGTCCTAACAGAGCTTACTGCTAATGTTGTCACCACGACCATATTTCTACCTATTGTTGCAGAGATG GCCGTCGCAATGAGGATAAATCCGTTATATCTGATGCTCACTACGACTATATGTGCCTCCTTCGCCTTCATGCTTCCTGTAGCTACCCCGCCCAATGCCATAGCATTCGCCAACAAGGAAATCAAAGTCATTGATATG gtaAAAACAGGCTGTCTTCTAAACTTCACGTGCATCTGTATACTGCTTCTCTTCATGAACACGCTCGGTCTGTTGATTTTCGACATCGCACACTTTCCCGATTGGGCCAATAACACCATGAATACCATGGCAACAGATAATATCTTCCATAACTCTACATCGGTACCGTTTTGA